From one Rosa rugosa chromosome 4, drRosRugo1.1, whole genome shotgun sequence genomic stretch:
- the LOC133745989 gene encoding uncharacterized protein At5g08430-like isoform X1, which yields MKGLDKGREGIMKNKKKKRVEEEDKDSEDWCFCCYDGGDLMICDHKSCLKVYHPGCVGKKKNSMYSGKRWTCSRHSCVVCSGTSRFYCLCCPHALCRDCIGASELALLRGKNGLCKSCVKRILLAKENSEYGLEGEKIDLEDQDEWLFKEYWEIVKEKEGLTSGDVYSANADLKKRENQSCRFLPINISESDKSKDLTMSDSDTSGTGVTEIQKPMRLRKGSKRLEFIGWGSKPLIEFLRSIGKDTTEKISQLDLDNIICNYIRDKELYVTKDKRKALCDQSLRSIFRTKFVFLVRIYGLLGEHLVENITEDSGSEDEEEIKLEDKNNGTTHERKKRRVSSDTTIASDEKKASPRFQKSCFASIIPENMKLVYIKRSLLEKLLKEPDHSESKVLGSFVRVKNNPLDYLQRNTHQFSQVKGIKEISATNGEGNKILLQLSYFGNDIPLSLLSDSNFSQEECEDLCQNVANGYLKKPTVVEFEKKARELHQDITKHWIEKELVRLQNCVDWANEKGWRRELDEYLDQRELLKKPSEQERLLKQMPEVIAEVIDLESGSGSTDSLVINKA from the exons ATGAAG GGTCTAGATAAAGGAAGAGAAGGGATcatgaagaacaagaagaagaagagggtggAGGAGGAAGACAAGGATTCAGAGGATTGGTGCTTCTGCTGCTATGATGGTGGAGATCTTATGATTTGCGACCACAA GAGTTGCTTAAAAGTGTATCATCCAGGATGcgtaggaaaaaagaaaaactccaTGTACTCTGGAAAGCGCTGGACTTGTA GTAGGCATTCTTGTGTAGTGTGCTCTGGTACCTCAAGGTTTTATTGCCTTTGTTGTCCACATGCATTATGTAGAGATTGCATAGGTGCTTCTGAACTTGCACTACTAAGGGGGAAGAATGGCTTGTGCAAGAGCTGTGTAAAGCGTATTCTGCTGGCAAAAGAAAACTCAGAATATGGTTTAGAGGGA GAGAAAATAGACTTAGAGGATCAAGATGAATGGCTATTCAAAGAATATTGGGAGATCGTAAAGGAAAAGGAAGGATTGACTTCAGGCGATGTTTATTCAGCAAATGCCGATttaaagaagagagaaaatcaAAGCTGCAGATTCTTACCTATAAATATTAGTGAGAGTGACAAAAGTAAGGACTTGACAATGTCAGATAGCGACACTAGTGGCACTGGTGTTACAGAAATTCAGAAGCCAATGAGATTAAGAAAGGGATCTAAGCGACTAGAGTTTATAGGATGGGGTTCTAAACCTCTCATTGAGTTTCTAAGATCCATTGGGAAGGATACAACTGAGAAGATATCCCAGCTTGATTTGGACAATATTATCTGTAACTACATCAGAGATAAAGAGCTTTATGTGACCAAAGACAAGAGAAAGGCTCTATGTGATCAAAGTCTGCgatccattttcagaacgaaatTTGTATTCCTGGTAAGGATATATGGTCTTCTAGGGGAACATCTTGTCGAGAACATAACAGAGGATAGTGGAAGCGAGGATGAGGAAGAAATCAAATTGGAAGATAAGAACAATGGTACTACGCATGAACGCAAGAAGAGAAGAGTGAGCTCTGATACAACCATAGCATCTGATGAAAAGAAAGCAAGTCCTAGATTCCAAAAGAGCTGTTTCGCATCTATTATCCCTGAGAATATGAAGCTTGTTTACATAAAGAGGAGCTTACTGGAAAAGCTACTGAAGGAGCCTGATCATTCGGAAAGCAAGGTACTAGGGAGTTTTGTGAGAGTGAAAAATAACCCCCTAGACTACCTTCAGAGAAATACTCACCAATTTTCACAAGTTAAAG GCATAAAGGAAATCTCAGCAACCAATGGTGAGGGCAATAAAATTCTCCTGCAACTTTCCTATTTTGGAAACGATATTCCCCTTTCTCTGCTTTCAGATTCTAACTTCAGTCAG GAAGAGTGTGAAGATTTGTGCCAAAACGTGGCAAATGGCTATCTAAAGAAACCTACAGTT GTTGAGTTTGAAAAGAAGGCAAGAGAACTGCATCAGGACATAACTAAGCAT TGGATTGAAAAGGAGTTGGTGAGATTGCAGAATTGTGTTGATTGGGCAAATGAGAAGGGATGGAGAAGAGA GCTGGATGAATATCTGGACCAGAGAGAGCTACTAAAGAAACCATCTGAACAGGAGCGACTATTAAAGCAGATGCCAGAGGTCATTGCTGAGGTTATAGATCTTGAATCCGGTTCTGGGTCTACGGACTCATTGGTGATCAACAAGGCATAA
- the LOC133745989 gene encoding uncharacterized protein At5g08430-like isoform X2, whose product MGLDKGREGIMKNKKKKRVEEEDKDSEDWCFCCYDGGDLMICDHKSCLKVYHPGCVGKKKNSMYSGKRWTCSRHSCVVCSGTSRFYCLCCPHALCRDCIGASELALLRGKNGLCKSCVKRILLAKENSEYGLEGEKIDLEDQDEWLFKEYWEIVKEKEGLTSGDVYSANADLKKRENQSCRFLPINISESDKSKDLTMSDSDTSGTGVTEIQKPMRLRKGSKRLEFIGWGSKPLIEFLRSIGKDTTEKISQLDLDNIICNYIRDKELYVTKDKRKALCDQSLRSIFRTKFVFLVRIYGLLGEHLVENITEDSGSEDEEEIKLEDKNNGTTHERKKRRVSSDTTIASDEKKASPRFQKSCFASIIPENMKLVYIKRSLLEKLLKEPDHSESKVLGSFVRVKNNPLDYLQRNTHQFSQVKGIKEISATNGEGNKILLQLSYFGNDIPLSLLSDSNFSQEECEDLCQNVANGYLKKPTVVEFEKKARELHQDITKHWIEKELVRLQNCVDWANEKGWRRELDEYLDQRELLKKPSEQERLLKQMPEVIAEVIDLESGSGSTDSLVINKA is encoded by the exons ATG GGTCTAGATAAAGGAAGAGAAGGGATcatgaagaacaagaagaagaagagggtggAGGAGGAAGACAAGGATTCAGAGGATTGGTGCTTCTGCTGCTATGATGGTGGAGATCTTATGATTTGCGACCACAA GAGTTGCTTAAAAGTGTATCATCCAGGATGcgtaggaaaaaagaaaaactccaTGTACTCTGGAAAGCGCTGGACTTGTA GTAGGCATTCTTGTGTAGTGTGCTCTGGTACCTCAAGGTTTTATTGCCTTTGTTGTCCACATGCATTATGTAGAGATTGCATAGGTGCTTCTGAACTTGCACTACTAAGGGGGAAGAATGGCTTGTGCAAGAGCTGTGTAAAGCGTATTCTGCTGGCAAAAGAAAACTCAGAATATGGTTTAGAGGGA GAGAAAATAGACTTAGAGGATCAAGATGAATGGCTATTCAAAGAATATTGGGAGATCGTAAAGGAAAAGGAAGGATTGACTTCAGGCGATGTTTATTCAGCAAATGCCGATttaaagaagagagaaaatcaAAGCTGCAGATTCTTACCTATAAATATTAGTGAGAGTGACAAAAGTAAGGACTTGACAATGTCAGATAGCGACACTAGTGGCACTGGTGTTACAGAAATTCAGAAGCCAATGAGATTAAGAAAGGGATCTAAGCGACTAGAGTTTATAGGATGGGGTTCTAAACCTCTCATTGAGTTTCTAAGATCCATTGGGAAGGATACAACTGAGAAGATATCCCAGCTTGATTTGGACAATATTATCTGTAACTACATCAGAGATAAAGAGCTTTATGTGACCAAAGACAAGAGAAAGGCTCTATGTGATCAAAGTCTGCgatccattttcagaacgaaatTTGTATTCCTGGTAAGGATATATGGTCTTCTAGGGGAACATCTTGTCGAGAACATAACAGAGGATAGTGGAAGCGAGGATGAGGAAGAAATCAAATTGGAAGATAAGAACAATGGTACTACGCATGAACGCAAGAAGAGAAGAGTGAGCTCTGATACAACCATAGCATCTGATGAAAAGAAAGCAAGTCCTAGATTCCAAAAGAGCTGTTTCGCATCTATTATCCCTGAGAATATGAAGCTTGTTTACATAAAGAGGAGCTTACTGGAAAAGCTACTGAAGGAGCCTGATCATTCGGAAAGCAAGGTACTAGGGAGTTTTGTGAGAGTGAAAAATAACCCCCTAGACTACCTTCAGAGAAATACTCACCAATTTTCACAAGTTAAAG GCATAAAGGAAATCTCAGCAACCAATGGTGAGGGCAATAAAATTCTCCTGCAACTTTCCTATTTTGGAAACGATATTCCCCTTTCTCTGCTTTCAGATTCTAACTTCAGTCAG GAAGAGTGTGAAGATTTGTGCCAAAACGTGGCAAATGGCTATCTAAAGAAACCTACAGTT GTTGAGTTTGAAAAGAAGGCAAGAGAACTGCATCAGGACATAACTAAGCAT TGGATTGAAAAGGAGTTGGTGAGATTGCAGAATTGTGTTGATTGGGCAAATGAGAAGGGATGGAGAAGAGA GCTGGATGAATATCTGGACCAGAGAGAGCTACTAAAGAAACCATCTGAACAGGAGCGACTATTAAAGCAGATGCCAGAGGTCATTGCTGAGGTTATAGATCTTGAATCCGGTTCTGGGTCTACGGACTCATTGGTGATCAACAAGGCATAA